In Micromonospora sp. WMMD980, the following are encoded in one genomic region:
- the purB gene encoding adenylosuccinate lyase, with the protein MTTIPNVLANRYASPELVALWSPEEKVRMERRLWLAVLRAQRDLGVPVPDGVVEAYERVVDDVDLASIAARERVTRHDVKARIEEFSALAGHEHVHKGMTSRDLTENVEQLQVRASLELIRDRVVATLARLAWHAGEYSPLVMTGRSHNVAAQATTLGKRFASAAEELLIAYERLADLIGRYPLRGIKGPVGTAADQLDLFDGDPGKVAELERRVAGHLGFARVLDSVGQVYPRSLDFDVLAALAQVAAAPSSLATTIRLMVGQELVTEGFKPGQVGSSAMPHKMNTRSSERVNGFAVIIRGYLSMVGELAGDQWNEGDVSCSVVRRVALPDAFFAADGLFQTFLTVLDEFGPYPAVINRELERFLPFLATTKILVAAVRRGVGREVAHEVIKEHAVAVALAMREKGAAENDLFDRLATDGRLNLTRSEIDALVADRNTFTGAADDQVTRVNVRITRIIEAHPEAAAYSPPPIL; encoded by the coding sequence GTGACGACGATCCCGAACGTGCTCGCCAACCGGTACGCCTCGCCCGAGCTGGTCGCCCTCTGGTCGCCGGAGGAGAAGGTACGGATGGAGCGCCGGCTCTGGCTGGCGGTGCTCCGGGCCCAGCGCGACCTCGGTGTGCCGGTGCCGGACGGCGTGGTCGAGGCGTACGAGCGGGTGGTCGACGACGTCGACCTGGCCTCGATCGCCGCGCGGGAGCGGGTCACCCGGCACGACGTGAAGGCCCGGATCGAGGAGTTCAGCGCGCTCGCCGGCCACGAGCACGTGCACAAGGGGATGACCTCCCGCGACCTGACCGAGAACGTCGAGCAGCTCCAGGTGCGGGCGTCGCTGGAGCTGATCCGGGACCGGGTGGTCGCCACGCTGGCCCGGCTGGCCTGGCACGCGGGTGAATACTCGCCGCTGGTGATGACCGGCCGGTCGCACAACGTGGCGGCGCAGGCGACCACGCTGGGCAAGCGCTTCGCGTCGGCCGCCGAGGAGTTGCTGATCGCGTACGAGCGGCTGGCGGACCTGATCGGGCGCTACCCGCTGCGTGGGATCAAGGGTCCGGTGGGCACCGCGGCCGACCAGCTCGACCTCTTCGACGGCGACCCCGGCAAGGTCGCCGAGCTGGAGCGGCGGGTGGCCGGGCACCTGGGGTTCGCCCGGGTGCTGGACAGCGTCGGCCAGGTCTATCCGCGCTCGCTCGACTTCGACGTGCTCGCCGCGCTGGCGCAGGTGGCCGCCGCGCCGTCGTCGCTGGCCACCACGATCCGACTGATGGTCGGTCAGGAGCTGGTCACCGAGGGCTTCAAGCCGGGCCAGGTCGGGTCCAGCGCGATGCCGCACAAGATGAACACCCGCTCCTCGGAGCGGGTGAACGGCTTCGCGGTGATCATCCGCGGTTACCTGTCGATGGTCGGCGAGCTGGCCGGCGACCAGTGGAACGAGGGCGACGTCTCCTGCTCGGTGGTGCGCCGGGTGGCGCTGCCGGACGCGTTCTTCGCCGCCGACGGCCTGTTCCAGACGTTCCTCACCGTGCTCGACGAGTTCGGCCCGTACCCGGCGGTGATCAACCGGGAGCTGGAGCGCTTCCTGCCGTTCCTGGCGACCACGAAGATCCTGGTCGCCGCCGTGCGCCGGGGTGTCGGCCGGGAGGTCGCGCACGAGGTGATCAAGGAGCACGCGGTCGCCGTGGCGCTGGCCATGCGGGAGAAGGGCGCGGCCGAGAACGACCTGTTCGACCGCCTGGCCACGGACGGCCGCCTGAACCTGACCCGCTCCGAGATCGATGCCCTCGTCGCCGACCGCAACACCTTCACCGGCGCCGCCGACGACCAGGTGACCCGGGTCAACGTGCGAATCACCAGGATCATCGAGGCCCACCCCGAGGCCGCCGCCTACTCCCCACCCCCCATCCTCTGA
- a CDS encoding sigma factor, whose product MNQADEDEYRQFVSARLEPLRVTAFLLCRDWHTADDLVAITVGKLYRHWRRVRRVEHVDAYVRGMLTNAWLDERRRPWRRERSTDELPDHAEAYLPEAALADREQRGVTRRLPVGGRARVPAGPARLLVPAIR is encoded by the coding sequence GTGAACCAGGCCGACGAGGACGAGTACCGGCAGTTCGTGAGCGCCCGGTTGGAGCCGTTGCGGGTCACCGCCTTCCTGCTGTGCCGGGACTGGCACACGGCGGACGACCTGGTCGCCATCACCGTCGGCAAGCTCTATCGACACTGGCGTCGGGTGCGCCGCGTGGAACACGTCGACGCGTACGTCCGGGGCATGCTCACCAATGCCTGGCTGGACGAGCGGCGCCGCCCGTGGCGCCGCGAGCGATCCACCGACGAGCTGCCCGACCACGCCGAGGCGTACCTGCCGGAGGCGGCGCTGGCCGACCGCGAACAACGGGGTGTCACCCGACGCCTTCCAGTTGGCGGACGCGCACGAGTACCAGCCGGTCCCGCCCGACTTCTGGTTCCTGCGATCCGGTGA
- a CDS encoding acetyl-CoA C-acetyltransferase, translated as MQSVRRVAVIGGNRIPFARSNSRYAHASNADMLGAALDGLVARFGLAGERVGEVVAGAVLKHSRDFNLTREVVLGSRLDPHTPAYDVQQACGTGLEAAILVANKIALGQIEVGIAGGVDTTSDAPLAVNEDMRRTLIQLNSARTLGARLKVAAKLRPSQPFKPEIPRNAEPRTGLSMGDHAAVTALRWNVDRAAQDELALRSHQRLAAAYEKGFFDDLMTPYLGLTRDQNLRPDTTSEKLGSLKPVFGTKGPDAERATMTAGNSSPLTDGASTVLLASEEWARAHSLPVLAWFSWSETAAVDFVHGDEGLLMAPAYAVPRMLARAGLTLQDFDFYEIHEAFASQVLATLAAWESPEFCKERLGLDAPLGSIDRDRLNVNGSSLAAGHPFAATGGRIVATLAKLLDGKGSGRGLISICAAGGQGVTAILER; from the coding sequence GTGCAGAGTGTCCGGCGGGTCGCGGTGATCGGCGGCAACCGCATCCCCTTCGCCCGGTCCAACTCGCGCTACGCGCACGCGTCCAACGCGGACATGCTCGGCGCGGCGCTCGACGGGCTGGTCGCCCGGTTCGGGCTGGCCGGCGAGCGGGTCGGCGAGGTGGTGGCCGGCGCGGTGCTCAAGCACTCGCGCGACTTCAACCTCACCCGCGAGGTGGTGCTCGGCTCCCGGCTCGACCCGCACACCCCGGCGTACGACGTCCAGCAGGCCTGCGGCACCGGGCTGGAGGCCGCCATCCTGGTCGCCAACAAGATCGCTCTCGGGCAGATCGAGGTGGGCATCGCCGGCGGCGTGGACACCACCTCGGACGCTCCGCTGGCCGTCAACGAGGACATGCGCCGCACGCTGATCCAGCTCAACTCGGCCCGTACCCTCGGCGCGCGGCTCAAGGTGGCGGCGAAGCTGCGCCCGTCGCAGCCGTTCAAGCCGGAGATCCCGCGCAACGCCGAGCCGCGCACCGGGCTGTCGATGGGTGACCACGCCGCGGTGACCGCGCTGCGCTGGAACGTCGACCGGGCGGCCCAGGACGAGCTGGCGCTCCGCTCGCACCAGCGGCTCGCGGCCGCGTACGAGAAGGGGTTCTTCGACGACCTGATGACCCCCTACCTGGGGCTGACCCGCGACCAGAACCTCCGGCCGGACACCACCTCGGAGAAGCTCGGCTCGCTCAAGCCGGTCTTCGGCACGAAGGGCCCGGACGCCGAGCGGGCCACCATGACCGCCGGGAACTCCTCGCCGCTCACCGACGGCGCGTCGACGGTGCTGCTCGCCTCCGAGGAGTGGGCCCGGGCGCACAGCCTGCCGGTGCTGGCCTGGTTCTCCTGGTCCGAGACGGCGGCCGTCGACTTCGTGCACGGCGACGAGGGGCTGCTGATGGCGCCCGCCTACGCGGTGCCCCGGATGCTGGCCCGGGCCGGGCTCACGCTCCAGGACTTCGACTTCTACGAGATCCACGAGGCGTTCGCCTCGCAGGTGCTGGCCACGCTGGCGGCCTGGGAGTCGCCGGAGTTCTGCAAGGAGCGGCTGGGCCTGGACGCGCCACTCGGGTCGATCGACCGGGACCGGCTGAACGTCAACGGCTCGTCGCTGGCCGCCGGGCACCCGTTCGCGGCCACCGGGGGCCGGATCGTCGCCACGCTGGCCAAGCTGCTCGACGGCAAGGGCAGCGGGCGCGGCCTGATCTCCATCTGCGCGGCCGGCGGGCAGGGCGTGACCGCGATCCTGGAGCGCTGA
- a CDS encoding 3-oxoacyl-ACP reductase codes for MTDRYASFVQTGAGRALVKRLGLPDPPRLRRHTPGDPLVPGPVLLGAATGGRLAEPTGKILTAAGVELADPATTTGESRFAALVYDASGVTDSTGLRQLYDFFHPRARSLMPSGRVIVLGTPPAECGSPREATAQRALEGLTRSIGKEFGRGVTAQLVHVTRDGDAGTPVSLESTLRFLLSGRSAYVSGQVVRVGAGTAVAPADWDRPLDGQVVLVTGAARGIGAALAKVLARDGAQVVALDIPAAGDELAAVANEIGGSAVQLDLTAPDAPTRLAEHLASRHGRVDVVVHNAGITRDKTLGRMDADRWDSVIDVNLSSQERINDVLLERDLIPAGGRIVSVSSIAGIAGNRGQTNYATSKAGVIGLVDSLSPVLRERGISLNAVAPGFIETRLTARIPLTLREAGRRMNSMAQGGLPVDVAETIDWLSWPASGAVSGNVVRVCGQSLLGA; via the coding sequence ATGACCGACAGGTACGCGAGCTTCGTCCAGACGGGGGCCGGTCGTGCGCTGGTCAAGCGCCTCGGCCTGCCCGACCCGCCCCGACTGCGCCGGCACACACCGGGCGACCCGCTCGTCCCCGGGCCGGTCCTGCTCGGCGCCGCGACCGGCGGCCGGCTCGCCGAGCCGACCGGCAAGATCCTGACCGCCGCCGGGGTCGAGCTGGCCGACCCCGCCACCACGACCGGCGAGAGCCGCTTCGCGGCCCTGGTGTACGACGCCAGCGGCGTCACCGACTCCACCGGGCTGCGGCAGCTCTACGACTTCTTCCACCCGCGGGCCCGCTCGCTGATGCCCAGCGGCCGGGTGATCGTGCTGGGCACGCCGCCAGCCGAGTGCGGCTCGCCCCGGGAGGCGACCGCCCAACGCGCCCTGGAGGGGCTGACCCGCAGCATCGGCAAGGAGTTCGGCCGGGGCGTCACCGCCCAGCTGGTCCACGTCACCCGCGACGGGGACGCCGGCACCCCGGTGAGCCTGGAGTCCACGCTGCGGTTCCTGCTCTCCGGCCGCTCCGCGTACGTCTCGGGCCAGGTCGTCCGGGTCGGTGCCGGCACCGCCGTCGCGCCGGCCGACTGGGACCGGCCGCTGGACGGTCAGGTCGTGCTGGTCACCGGCGCGGCCCGGGGCATCGGCGCGGCGCTGGCGAAGGTGCTCGCCCGCGACGGCGCCCAGGTGGTGGCGCTGGACATCCCGGCGGCCGGCGACGAGCTGGCCGCGGTCGCCAACGAGATCGGCGGCAGCGCGGTGCAGCTCGACCTGACCGCGCCGGACGCGCCGACCCGGCTGGCCGAGCACCTCGCGTCCCGGCACGGCCGGGTCGACGTGGTGGTGCACAACGCCGGCATCACCCGGGACAAGACGCTGGGCCGGATGGACGCCGACCGGTGGGACTCGGTGATCGACGTCAACCTGTCCAGCCAGGAGCGGATCAACGACGTGCTGCTGGAGCGCGACCTGATCCCGGCCGGCGGCCGGATCGTCTCGGTCTCCTCGATCGCCGGGATCGCCGGCAACCGGGGGCAGACCAACTACGCGACCAGCAAGGCCGGCGTGATCGGCCTGGTCGACTCGCTGTCGCCGGTGCTGCGCGAGCGCGGGATCAGCCTGAACGCGGTCGCGCCCGGGTTCATCGAGACCCGGCTGACCGCCCGCATCCCGTTGACGCTGCGCGAGGCGGGCCGGCGGATGAACAGCATGGCCCAGGGCGGCCTGCCGGTGGACGTGGCCGAGACGATCGATTGGCTCTCCTGGCCGGCGTCCGGCGCGGTCAGCGGCAACGTGGTCCGGGTCTGCGGCCAGAGCCTGCTGGGGGCGTGA
- a CDS encoding MaoC/PaaZ C-terminal domain-containing protein yields MPGLPAPGALYRRALFGALPGTGRRRGRELPAVELGAAGVTVDPAHLADYDRVCGLRLADRLPATYLHVLGFPLSLRLMTAADFPIPLTGVVHVANRITVHRPVQVGESVDFRTYAENLRPHERGRQLDVVLVGSVDGEEVWRGVSTYLGKERAAGGGPRRDRGDRPAPPAASARWRVTPRVGTDYARVSGDHNPIHTSKLGARLFGFPRPIAHGMWSKARCLAALESRLPDAYTVDVAFKLPVPLPSTVAFSAATSGGGWDFALHGDRDGRPHLVGTVR; encoded by the coding sequence CTGCCCGGGCTGCCCGCGCCCGGAGCGCTCTACCGGCGCGCCCTGTTCGGGGCGCTGCCCGGCACCGGTCGGCGGCGGGGGCGGGAGCTGCCCGCCGTCGAGCTGGGTGCCGCCGGGGTGACGGTCGACCCGGCGCACCTCGCCGACTACGACCGGGTCTGCGGGCTCCGGCTGGCCGACCGGCTGCCGGCGACCTACCTGCACGTGCTCGGGTTCCCGCTGTCGCTGCGGCTGATGACCGCCGCCGACTTCCCGATCCCGCTCACCGGCGTGGTGCACGTGGCCAACCGGATCACCGTGCACCGACCGGTCCAGGTCGGCGAAAGCGTCGACTTCCGCACGTACGCGGAGAACCTGCGCCCGCACGAGCGGGGCCGGCAGCTCGACGTGGTGCTGGTCGGCTCGGTCGACGGCGAGGAGGTCTGGCGGGGCGTGTCGACGTACCTCGGGAAGGAGCGTGCGGCCGGCGGCGGCCCGCGGCGTGACCGGGGGGACCGACCCGCGCCGCCGGCCGCGTCGGCCCGATGGCGGGTGACGCCGCGCGTCGGTACGGACTACGCGCGCGTCTCCGGCGACCACAACCCGATCCACACCTCCAAGCTGGGTGCGCGGCTGTTCGGCTTCCCCCGCCCGATCGCGCACGGCATGTGGAGCAAGGCCCGGTGCCTGGCCGCGTTGGAGAGCCGGCTGCCGGACGCGTACACCGTGGACGTGGCGTTCAAGCTGCCGGTGCCGTTGCCGTCCACGGTCGCCTTCAGCGCCGCCACCTCGGGCGGCGGCTGGGACTTCGCGCTGCACGGCGACCGGGACGGCAGGCCGCATCTGGTGGGCACCGTCCGCTGA
- a CDS encoding NUDIX hydrolase, translated as MNEQDFLAGYDPRAYPAVAVTVDVVALTIREGALHLLLIRRGAPPYAGHWALPGGFVRPDEDLLAGARRELAEETGLGGERLDRVHLEQLGSYGAPDRDPRMRVVSIAHLAFAPDLPDPVADTDAAEALWLPVTALPNRQLAFDHGRIIDDGLERARSKLEYTSLATRFLAPEFTVTELRAVYETVWGEPLHAGNFHRKVLSVPGFVESTGASTERGGARGGPRAKLYRPGTARLLHPALLRTLR; from the coding sequence GTGAACGAGCAGGACTTCCTCGCCGGATACGACCCCCGGGCCTACCCGGCGGTCGCGGTCACCGTCGACGTGGTGGCGCTGACCATCCGCGAGGGCGCGCTGCACCTGCTGCTGATCCGACGGGGCGCGCCGCCCTACGCGGGGCACTGGGCGCTGCCCGGCGGCTTCGTCCGCCCCGACGAGGACCTGCTCGCCGGCGCGCGACGCGAACTGGCCGAGGAGACCGGGCTCGGCGGCGAGCGGCTCGACCGGGTGCACCTGGAACAGCTCGGCAGCTACGGCGCGCCCGACCGGGACCCGCGCATGCGTGTCGTGTCGATCGCCCACCTGGCGTTCGCGCCCGACCTGCCCGACCCGGTCGCCGACACCGACGCCGCCGAGGCGCTCTGGCTGCCGGTCACCGCGCTGCCCAACCGGCAGCTCGCCTTCGACCACGGCCGGATCATCGACGACGGGCTGGAGCGGGCCCGCTCCAAACTGGAGTACACGTCGCTGGCCACCCGCTTCCTCGCCCCCGAGTTCACCGTCACCGAGCTGCGGGCGGTCTACGAGACGGTCTGGGGCGAACCGCTGCACGCCGGCAACTTCCACCGCAAGGTGCTCTCCGTGCCCGGCTTCGTGGAGAGCACCGGCGCCAGCACCGAGCGCGGCGGCGCCCGGGGCGGGCCGCGCGCCAAGCTCTACCGCCCCGGCACCGCCCGCCTCCTCCACCCCGCCCTCCTCCGGACCCTCCGATGA
- a CDS encoding serine/threonine protein kinase, producing MKAPRHPSDNDLMAREARALRRIAERGDPRHLAYVPRLVDSYPVRDPTTGAQLLVNVLETVPGLHSLDDVRRAYPNGVDPRDAAWMWRRLLVALGLAHRAGVVHGAVLPRNVLIEPDAHGLVLVDWCFSAEPGGLVPALVTDLADWYPPEVTAKRPCGPGTDIALAARCLTWLMADRAPRELRAFAHGCRQPALSARPDDAWRLLRELDEVLERLYGPRTFRPFTLNP from the coding sequence ATGAAGGCACCGCGGCACCCGAGCGACAACGACCTGATGGCACGCGAGGCGCGGGCACTTCGGCGGATCGCGGAGCGCGGGGATCCGCGCCACCTGGCGTACGTGCCCCGGTTGGTCGACTCCTACCCGGTGCGCGACCCCACGACCGGCGCGCAACTGCTGGTCAACGTGCTGGAGACCGTACCCGGGCTGCACAGCCTGGACGACGTGCGGCGGGCGTACCCGAACGGGGTCGACCCCCGCGACGCGGCCTGGATGTGGCGGCGGCTGCTGGTGGCGCTCGGCCTCGCCCACCGCGCCGGCGTGGTGCACGGCGCGGTCCTGCCCCGCAACGTGCTGATCGAACCGGACGCGCACGGCCTGGTGCTCGTCGACTGGTGCTTCTCCGCCGAACCCGGCGGGCTGGTGCCGGCGCTGGTCACCGACCTGGCCGACTGGTATCCGCCGGAGGTCACCGCCAAGCGGCCGTGCGGCCCGGGCACCGACATCGCGCTCGCGGCCCGGTGCCTGACCTGGCTGATGGCCGACCGCGCGCCGCGCGAGCTGCGCGCCTTCGCCCACGGCTGCCGGCAGCCCGCGCTGTCCGCCCGGCCCGACGACGCCTGGCGGCTGCTGCGCGAACTCGACGAGGTGCTGGAACGGCTCTACGGGCCGCGCACCTTCCGACCCTTCACCCTCAACCCCTAG